A DNA window from Bacteroidia bacterium contains the following coding sequences:
- the kbl gene encoding glycine C-acetyltransferase produces the protein MYNTNFQTWLQQELTAIESAGLFKRERIIASPQGAVITLADGKEVINFCANNYLGLSSHPRVLAAAHKALETHGFGMSSVRFICGTQDIHLQLEQTISSFLHTEDTILYAAAFDANGGVFEPLFDENCAIISDELNHASIIDGVRLCKAMRFRYKHNDMNDLERCLQEANQAKYCIVVTDGSFSMDGTIAQLDVICKLAKQYQALVMVDECHSTGFLGKTGRGAVELRGVLGEVDIITGTLGKALGGASGGFTSGRKEIIALLRQRSRPYLFSNTVAPAIVGASLEVFNILQESTELRDKLAENTLFFRKEMTNAGFSIKQGEHPIVPIMLYEAELAQRFAENLLKQGIYVIGFFYPVVAKGQARIRVQLSAAHTRQHLEKAIESFVQVGKELNVIS, from the coding sequence ATGTATAATACGAATTTTCAGACTTGGCTACAGCAAGAATTAACTGCTATCGAGAGTGCCGGATTGTTTAAGCGTGAGCGGATTATTGCAAGTCCGCAAGGTGCCGTAATTACGTTAGCGGATGGAAAAGAAGTCATTAATTTTTGTGCTAATAACTATTTAGGGCTTTCTTCGCATCCACGTGTGTTGGCGGCTGCGCACAAAGCCTTAGAAACTCACGGCTTTGGAATGTCTTCGGTACGCTTTATTTGTGGAACGCAGGATATTCACCTTCAATTAGAGCAAACCATCTCCTCTTTTTTGCATACCGAAGACACTATTTTATATGCAGCGGCTTTTGATGCTAACGGGGGTGTTTTTGAGCCACTCTTTGATGAAAATTGCGCTATCATTTCTGATGAACTTAACCACGCCAGTATTATTGACGGTGTTCGGCTTTGTAAAGCAATGCGTTTTCGGTACAAACACAATGATATGAATGACTTAGAGCGCTGCCTACAAGAAGCGAACCAAGCTAAGTATTGTATTGTCGTAACAGATGGCTCCTTTTCAATGGACGGTACAATAGCGCAGTTAGATGTTATTTGTAAATTAGCGAAGCAATATCAAGCCTTAGTTATGGTTGATGAATGTCATTCAACTGGTTTTTTGGGAAAAACCGGTCGTGGCGCAGTAGAGTTACGCGGTGTGTTAGGTGAAGTGGATATTATCACTGGCACATTAGGGAAGGCTTTGGGGGGAGCTTCCGGCGGCTTTACCTCCGGCAGAAAAGAAATTATAGCCCTATTACGCCAACGTTCAAGACCTTATCTATTTTCAAATACCGTAGCTCCGGCCATTGTGGGCGCAAGCTTAGAGGTTTTCAATATCTTACAAGAAAGTACAGAATTAAGAGATAAATTAGCAGAAAATACGCTTTTCTTCAGAAAAGAAATGACTAACGCCGGCTTTAGCATAAAACAGGGAGAGCATCCTATCGTTCCCATCATGCTTTATGAAGCAGAATTAGCTCAGCGTTTTGCCGAAAACTTACTCAAACAAGGAATTTATGTAATTGGATTTTTCTATCCGGTTGTAGCCAAAGGCCAAGCCAGAATCAGAGTTCAACTTTCGGCTGCCCATACCCGGCAACATCTGGAAAAAGCAATCGAGAGTTTTGTCCAAGTCGGAAAAGAATTAAATGTAATATCGTGA
- a CDS encoding T9SS type A sorting domain-containing protein translates to MKNLLKVLCFLIGILPSILLAQSWIDPNNPPKTFQEYQASFKQFRQKYDLRKTRGWKPYQRWEYFWEPRISSAGTLSNPMQLYSEWRSYETLHPRTHKTQAAMWEPLGPEGRVPQSGAGRVNCIAFHPTDNNTWYIGTPAGGVWKTTNGGNSWIPLTDGIPSIGIADIIIDHSDPEHLFIATGDPDGNDTYSVGVMESFDGGGSWSITGLNFQVYQTRHVYRLLMHPNNPAILIASTSNGVFRSTNAGVSWTQTYFGQLRDLEINPANPDIIYGSGSSNFARSTDNGVTWQGITNQITTSGVNRIAIAVTPANPNIVYALLSKSGTNGFAGLWRSLDNGITWSERSNTPNLLGWEYDGSDNTGQGWYDLALAASSVDADMVFVGGVNIWKSGDGGSTWSLSAFWMNDIHADQHTLIFQPNSNTLFAGNDGGIYYTTDLGYLWADANNDIQIMQFYKISVAASNSYIAIGGAQDNGTNVYKNGYWESALGGDGMDCHIDPVNSGIMYGSLYYGAISRSTNFGQSWTNISAASNGAWVTPFAINPTQTNTLYAGYDEIYKTTNRGNSWAKKTNGISSGNLFRHLTVAPSDGNFIYAATYSTLYTSQDGGNSWVDLSNNLPAGQDISGIAIHPDDPMVLMITYSGYDPNAKVYRSYDGGYVWENISGTLPNVPINCSIYEKTDIEAMYIGTDLGVFYRNSLLSDWMPFNDGLPNTIVNDLEINYLSNKIYAGTYGRGLWTSPLFAGDYECFSRENFSAGAPQLILDSRNTFISGNNLDGDVMKAEFFSVNKKDLLKTGSITFKYATQANPNTMVDIFAFANDGINGTPYSILGKTSVSLSRILNDISLNQSTIIDFPLAIEVKTTGFYIAVKLPDQAGDTVAIGIGTPKSNNTAWSLLSNGTWESYDSPRWSRASAHHILLLSISSAIAANFNTSVDTIAANTVPVRFSDMSTSGTFRWAWNFGDNTTSSQPNPNHTYTTSGVYVVTLTISNGLCSDTISKQIVVLPTGRESLIDKNITIFPNPNAGQFELNCTNFDLPLANLKIFDTQGKMLHQEQISTRFPNYISTELSNGVYHLEIQSGARRYAQRIVIYH, encoded by the coding sequence GTGAAAAATCTACTAAAAGTCCTGTGTTTTTTGATTGGGATTTTACCTTCTATTTTGCTTGCACAATCTTGGATAGACCCGAATAATCCGCCAAAAACATTTCAGGAATATCAAGCATCCTTTAAACAGTTTAGGCAAAAGTACGATTTACGCAAAACAAGAGGCTGGAAGCCGTATCAACGTTGGGAATATTTTTGGGAGCCACGTATTTCAAGCGCAGGGACTTTGTCTAATCCTATGCAGTTATATTCAGAGTGGCGTTCTTATGAAACCTTGCATCCTCGCACCCATAAAACTCAGGCTGCTATGTGGGAGCCTCTTGGCCCCGAAGGCCGTGTTCCTCAATCTGGAGCAGGTCGCGTGAATTGTATCGCCTTTCACCCAACCGACAATAACACTTGGTACATTGGAACTCCAGCCGGCGGTGTCTGGAAAACTACTAACGGGGGTAACTCTTGGATACCCTTGACAGACGGAATCCCCTCTATCGGAATAGCTGACATCATAATAGACCATTCTGACCCAGAACATCTGTTTATTGCTACCGGAGATCCTGACGGTAATGATACCTATTCAGTGGGAGTTATGGAGTCTTTTGACGGCGGAGGTTCTTGGTCTATCACCGGCTTAAACTTTCAGGTTTACCAAACCCGCCACGTATATCGGCTGCTAATGCACCCCAATAATCCGGCAATTCTCATCGCATCTACATCCAATGGCGTTTTTCGTTCTACGAATGCCGGTGTAAGCTGGACACAAACTTATTTCGGGCAATTACGAGATTTGGAAATCAACCCTGCGAACCCCGATATTATCTATGGAAGCGGATCTTCTAATTTTGCTCGCTCCACTGATAACGGCGTTACATGGCAAGGTATTACAAATCAAATCACAACAAGCGGAGTAAATCGAATCGCCATAGCTGTAACCCCGGCAAACCCAAACATTGTTTATGCATTACTATCCAAAAGTGGTACAAACGGATTTGCAGGACTTTGGCGTTCTCTTGATAACGGAATCACTTGGTCAGAACGTTCTAATACGCCAAACCTACTTGGTTGGGAATATGACGGCTCAGATAATACCGGGCAAGGTTGGTATGATTTAGCCTTAGCTGCTTCCTCAGTAGATGCCGATATGGTTTTTGTTGGTGGCGTAAACATCTGGAAATCAGGAGACGGAGGTAGCACTTGGTCGTTAAGTGCCTTTTGGATGAATGATATTCATGCTGACCAACATACACTCATCTTTCAGCCGAATAGCAACACTTTGTTTGCAGGCAATGACGGCGGAATTTACTACACCACAGACTTAGGGTATCTTTGGGCAGATGCCAATAATGATATTCAAATTATGCAGTTTTACAAAATTAGCGTAGCTGCATCTAACTCATACATCGCCATTGGGGGAGCACAAGATAATGGTACAAACGTCTATAAAAATGGTTATTGGGAAAGTGCCCTTGGTGGAGACGGAATGGATTGCCATATTGACCCCGTAAATTCCGGTATTATGTATGGCTCTTTATACTACGGAGCCATCAGTAGAAGTACCAACTTTGGGCAGTCTTGGACAAATATCTCTGCCGCCAGTAACGGTGCGTGGGTAACTCCTTTTGCCATCAACCCAACCCAAACAAATACTTTATATGCCGGATATGACGAAATCTATAAAACTACTAATCGTGGAAACTCATGGGCTAAAAAAACAAACGGAATATCCAGTGGAAACCTCTTTAGGCATCTAACGGTCGCTCCTTCTGATGGTAATTTCATCTATGCAGCGACTTATTCTACACTATACACATCCCAAGATGGCGGAAATTCATGGGTAGATCTTTCCAATAATTTGCCTGCGGGTCAAGATATTTCCGGAATAGCTATCCACCCGGACGACCCAATGGTACTCATGATTACCTACTCCGGCTATGACCCCAATGCCAAAGTATATCGTTCCTATGACGGCGGCTATGTATGGGAAAACATCTCAGGAACACTCCCTAACGTTCCCATAAACTGCTCTATCTATGAAAAAACCGACATCGAAGCAATGTATATCGGAACAGATTTAGGCGTTTTTTACCGCAACTCATTGCTATCAGACTGGATGCCTTTTAATGACGGTTTACCAAACACAATTGTTAATGATTTAGAAATAAACTATTTGTCAAACAAGATATATGCCGGAACTTATGGACGCGGTTTATGGACTTCTCCACTATTTGCCGGTGATTATGAATGTTTTTCCCGAGAAAACTTTTCTGCCGGCGCTCCCCAACTTATTTTAGACAGCCGAAATACCTTTATCTCTGGAAATAACCTTGATGGAGACGTTATGAAAGCCGAATTCTTTTCTGTAAACAAAAAAGACTTATTAAAAACAGGCTCTATCACGTTTAAGTACGCTACACAGGCAAACCCCAACACAATGGTTGATATTTTCGCCTTTGCAAACGATGGTATTAATGGAACGCCTTATTCAATTTTAGGAAAAACATCTGTGTCTTTATCTCGTATTTTGAATGATATTTCCCTCAATCAATCTACAATCATTGACTTTCCGTTAGCAATTGAGGTTAAAACAACCGGATTTTATATTGCCGTTAAATTACCAGACCAAGCCGGAGATACCGTAGCCATTGGAATTGGCACTCCAAAGTCTAACAACACGGCATGGTCATTATTATCCAACGGGACTTGGGAGTCTTATGATAGCCCTCGTTGGAGTAGAGCTTCGGCACACCATATTCTCTTGTTATCAATATCAAGTGCTATCGCAGCCAACTTCAACACCTCCGTAGATACTATTGCAGCAAACACTGTTCCAGTTCGTTTTTCGGATATGTCCACTTCGGGAACATTTCGTTGGGCTTGGAACTTTGGAGATAATACCACAAGTAGCCAACCTAACCCAAACCACACTTATACCACATCAGGGGTTTATGTAGTTACATTAACAATCAGCAATGGGCTGTGCAGTGATACGATTTCCAAACAAATCGTGGTATTGCCTACCGGTAGAGAAAGTTTAATAGATAAAAACATTACAATCTTCCCTAACCCAAATGCTGGGCAGTTTGAGCTAAACTGTACCAACTTTGATTTACCATTAGCGAATCTAAAGATATTTGATACACAGGGAAAAATGCTGCATCAAGAGCAAATATCTACCCGTTTTCCAAATTATATTTCTACAGAATTATCAAATGGAGTTTACCACCTTGAAATACAATCTGGAGCACGGCGCTACGCGCAGCGAATAGTGATTTATCATTAA
- a CDS encoding T9SS type A sorting domain-containing protein: protein MTTGTPQVCGTWTDDFESNKGWTFTAGGGVANRAVPYATNCSGTCVTGGARGGTNVINLANCGNYATTYATITLTLCSAGVFSGYYKIGSESTYDLFNYAIDAIPVRGTNTIASGCNNNWTAFNINVPAGTHTIYLGYCTDVSVTANGGKVWLDDVQCTNVELSPATFVSNTYTDFNNVIVSVPPLPTITASAVNSCPGTLSFTTTVGVTPGYTFLWSAPAVSGQTPTISSSTSPSPTITFPNATASPITFTVNCQITTPCCGVLGTATRTITINPIPVVPTAANVATCTGGSATLTATAPSGVTFTWYNVPSGGSALAVGPTYNIASCPSGVTNYYVEAENAQGCQSARTLVTLTGTALSTPTAGAFTTPCVGGSTTLSVTCPTCPIGTIFSWWNAPTGGTTYGNGDNIATIAINAPTTYYAEAESPNGCHSARTPITITPGAVTPPTATPFARCGAGQVDLSVNPIAGATSYNWYNVSMGGVALQSNLSLQFSPTIATTTTYYVSVTLAGCSESARTSVTGTILPPQATVYWTGNISNSWFNPNNWYPVGCLPDCGINADIQANRPPAAGGGACPNQPTIPSYPTHAECQNITIGTGATLTFGAPDAYLGVCGNWSQAGTVTMTQGTVEFQGIVGNQNYTRTGAGNLYNVIINNTSGTATVTLNNDMVLSNGGTLVFSSGRIVTGANEVYVMNGSLTAILGHGINSYVQGNLRREITQIGAYEFPVGLAPASKGYQRSIIDFSNIGSIRRLRAFFILHPILPSALNIAECGTTFNCDPFDNGKWVIDAFNAGGASISGSDAIYSPTLYPRTVTNYCPGAAGYTVMKQPTGAGNSWNMYGTCDPTSTSARITRLNITNGFSEFGVEQSTTPLPVDFLSLTANPINNQYIAVKWITEKEFENVGFELERSLDGHQYQKITWVDGNGTSQVQHTYGYDDKNVNANNLYYYRLKQIDSNGGFRYSNVVSAMINSNELGIQLYPNPTSGQLNIDFFTPEDDILQAKVINVLGQEVLKKQFTAKKGPQTFILDISGIAEGTYTVVLSNSTKTITQKVVKTK from the coding sequence ATGACTACTGGAACTCCACAAGTATGTGGCACTTGGACTGATGACTTTGAAAGCAATAAAGGCTGGACTTTTACTGCCGGCGGTGGCGTAGCCAATAGAGCCGTACCTTATGCAACTAATTGCTCTGGCACTTGTGTAACCGGTGGCGCACGTGGTGGTACTAACGTAATAAACCTTGCAAACTGTGGAAATTATGCTACAACTTATGCTACTATCACCTTAACATTATGTTCTGCTGGTGTTTTTTCAGGTTATTATAAAATAGGTTCAGAAAGTACTTATGATTTATTTAATTATGCTATTGATGCCATTCCGGTGAGAGGTACAAATACTATAGCTAGTGGTTGTAATAACAATTGGACAGCATTTAATATTAATGTACCTGCAGGAACACATACTATTTATTTAGGTTATTGTACAGATGTATCTGTTACGGCTAATGGTGGTAAAGTTTGGTTAGATGATGTTCAGTGTACCAATGTGGAGTTATCGCCGGCTACTTTTGTATCCAATACTTATACAGATTTTAACAATGTGATTGTGTCAGTGCCGCCGCTACCTACTATTACGGCATCGGCAGTTAATTCCTGCCCGGGTACATTGAGTTTTACCACTACTGTAGGAGTAACTCCCGGTTATACTTTTCTGTGGTCTGCACCTGCGGTTTCCGGTCAAACGCCAACTATTTCTTCTTCTACTTCTCCTTCACCTACTATTACTTTCCCGAACGCTACTGCATCACCGATTACTTTTACGGTGAATTGCCAGATAACTACTCCTTGTTGTGGAGTTTTGGGTACTGCCACACGAACAATTACCATTAATCCTATTCCGGTGGTACCTACAGCAGCTAATGTGGCTACTTGTACGGGTGGTTCGGCTACTTTAACGGCTACAGCACCGTCAGGTGTTACTTTTACTTGGTACAATGTACCAAGCGGAGGTTCAGCCTTGGCAGTCGGGCCTACTTACAATATTGCTTCTTGCCCTTCGGGTGTTACGAACTATTATGTGGAGGCAGAGAACGCTCAAGGCTGCCAATCTGCCCGTACTTTGGTTACCCTTACAGGAACAGCACTATCTACGCCTACTGCAGGTGCGTTTACTACTCCTTGTGTGGGTGGAAGCACCACTCTTTCCGTAACTTGCCCTACCTGCCCTATAGGTACTATATTTAGTTGGTGGAATGCCCCAACCGGCGGCACAACTTACGGTAATGGTGATAATATTGCCACTATAGCTATCAACGCCCCTACAACTTATTATGCTGAAGCTGAATCGCCTAATGGTTGCCACAGTGCAAGGACACCCATTACTATCACCCCGGGTGCGGTAACACCTCCCACAGCTACGCCTTTTGCTCGTTGTGGTGCTGGTCAAGTAGATTTAAGCGTAAATCCTATTGCGGGTGCAACCTCCTACAATTGGTATAATGTATCTATGGGGGGAGTAGCTCTACAATCTAACTTGTCATTACAATTTAGCCCAACTATTGCTACTACTACCACTTATTATGTATCGGTAACCTTAGCAGGTTGTTCTGAGAGTGCAAGAACGTCAGTAACCGGAACAATATTGCCTCCTCAAGCTACCGTTTATTGGACAGGAAATATTTCTAACAGTTGGTTTAACCCCAATAACTGGTATCCGGTAGGTTGCTTACCTGATTGTGGTATCAATGCAGATATTCAGGCTAATCGTCCGCCGGCAGCCGGCGGTGGTGCCTGCCCGAATCAACCGACTATCCCTTCTTATCCTACCCATGCAGAATGCCAAAATATTACGATTGGAACGGGAGCTACTTTGACTTTTGGCGCACCGGATGCTTACTTAGGGGTGTGTGGAAATTGGTCCCAAGCAGGTACTGTAACAATGACACAGGGAACGGTTGAGTTCCAAGGAATCGTAGGAAACCAAAATTATACAAGAACAGGTGCTGGTAATCTTTACAACGTAATAATCAATAATACTTCAGGTACTGCTACTGTTACCCTAAACAATGACATGGTTTTAAGTAATGGAGGTACATTGGTATTCTCAAGCGGCAGAATTGTTACAGGAGCTAACGAAGTTTATGTGATGAATGGTTCTCTTACAGCGATTTTGGGACATGGTATAAATTCTTATGTACAAGGTAATTTAAGAAGAGAAATTACCCAAATAGGAGCTTACGAATTCCCCGTAGGTCTTGCACCGGCTTCTAAGGGCTATCAACGCTCAATAATAGACTTCTCTAATATAGGTTCTATTCGTAGATTAAGAGCATTCTTTATCTTACACCCTATTTTGCCTTCTGCTCTTAATATAGCAGAATGCGGAACTACATTTAACTGCGATCCTTTTGATAATGGTAAATGGGTAATAGATGCTTTCAATGCAGGAGGTGCTTCTATTTCCGGTAGTGATGCTATCTATTCACCTACGTTATATCCACGCACAGTAACGAACTACTGCCCGGGCGCAGCAGGTTACACGGTTATGAAGCAACCTACAGGGGCTGGTAATTCGTGGAATATGTACGGTACTTGCGACCCAACATCTACATCAGCCCGAATCACTCGCCTCAATATTACAAACGGATTCTCGGAATTTGGTGTAGAACAATCTACTACACCTCTCCCCGTAGATTTCCTTTCTTTGACTGCCAACCCAATAAACAATCAATACATAGCAGTTAAGTGGATTACAGAAAAAGAATTTGAAAATGTAGGATTCGAATTAGAGAGAAGTTTAGATGGGCATCAATACCAAAAAATCACTTGGGTGGACGGCAATGGAACTTCTCAAGTACAGCATACCTATGGATATGATGATAAAAATGTGAACGCCAATAACTTATACTACTACCGCTTAAAGC